A genomic region of Microthrixaceae bacterium contains the following coding sequences:
- a CDS encoding MaoC family dehydratase N-terminal domain-containing protein — protein sequence MALNLESIGSVGRPVEVRWSADDTMLYALAVGAGYPDPLQELAFTTENTTGVEPQALPTFAVVHSISGMDVLGNIGAFNPAMLVHAEQSIELHRPLSPSGAVSVVGRLADIVDKRSGALVRIEAVATDIESEEPAFTALTGAFIRGEGGFAEEAGAGTAGASAGSSGSGAESTSEVTIPERDPDVSVEYETLANQALLYRLCGDRNPLHSDPTFAAFGGFDRPILHGLCTYGFAGRALLQSLCEGDSSRFVSMNGRFSKPVLPGQTLSVDIWRVGDGAAAFRTRVGETTVIDRGSCRYRP from the coding sequence ATGGCGTTGAATCTTGAATCGATCGGGTCGGTCGGCCGGCCGGTCGAGGTGCGGTGGAGCGCGGACGACACCATGCTCTACGCACTGGCGGTCGGCGCGGGGTACCCCGATCCATTGCAGGAGTTGGCGTTCACGACCGAGAACACGACCGGGGTCGAGCCACAGGCGCTGCCGACCTTCGCCGTGGTGCACAGCATCTCGGGGATGGACGTGTTGGGCAACATCGGCGCCTTCAACCCGGCGATGCTCGTCCATGCCGAGCAGTCGATCGAATTGCATCGGCCCTTGTCGCCGAGCGGCGCGGTCTCGGTGGTGGGACGTCTCGCCGACATCGTGGACAAGCGGTCGGGAGCGTTGGTGCGTATCGAGGCGGTGGCAACCGATATCGAGTCGGAGGAGCCGGCCTTCACCGCGTTGACCGGGGCGTTCATCCGTGGCGAAGGCGGGTTCGCCGAAGAGGCCGGTGCCGGTACTGCCGGTGCTTCCGCTGGCTCCTCAGGGAGTGGCGCGGAATCGACATCCGAAGTGACGATTCCCGAACGTGACCCGGACGTCTCGGTCGAATACGAGACGTTGGCGAATCAGGCGTTGCTCTATCGACTCTGCGGTGACCGCAATCCGCTGCATTCCGATCCGACCTTCGCGGCCTTCGGTGGCTTCGATCGTCCGATCCTGCACGGTCTGTGCACGTACGGGTTCGCCGGTCGGGCGCTGCTGCAGTCGTTGTGCGAGGGGGATTCGTCGCGGTTCGTGTCGATGAACGGTCGATTCTCCAAGCCGGTTCTGCCCGGTCAGACGTTGAGCGTCGACATCTGGCGAGTGGGCGACGGTGCCGCGGCGTTTCGCACTCGGGTGGGTGAGACGACGGTGATCGACCGGGGCAGTTGTCGCTACCGGCCGTAG
- a CDS encoding acyl-CoA synthetase: MNDVPQHNLAAVAEAVAQRVPDRTAIVAKGHRFTYDELNRRTRQLAHVLHDHGLGARPGGREGLASHESHQDHLAIYAYNGNEYLEAMIGAFKARVAPVNVNYRYVAEELRYLLDNSKSKAIVYHSAFAPTLAEVRDDLPELTLLLQIADDSGNELLPGALWYEEALAAASDELPSWAGEWSPDDLYILYTGGTTGMPKGVLWRQADIFRSSMGGLNQATGEPWETLDEVAGAAEANSLVSMPAAPFMHGAGHWIAFLGLNTGSTIVVQNVVERLDPVDICECVEREGIQFLQIVGDAFGRPILEEIERGNHDVSSLFILLSGGAALTQPIKQRYFEVLPNLMIVDGLGSSEGGGQGTSMTTKDSSAEPATFAPVAGSMVVSADLTEVLEPGHEGIGWLAKRGSAPLGYFDDAEKTARTFPVIDGVRYSVPGDRARYLADGSFELLGRDSQTINSGGEKIFVEEVEAAIVAHPDVADAVVVGRPSQRWGSEVCAIVQMADGKTAEIADLKATAAEHIARYKLPRAWVFVDRVLRSPAGKADYRWAASTAAEAPEE, translated from the coding sequence ATGAACGACGTGCCACAACACAACCTCGCGGCGGTAGCCGAAGCGGTGGCGCAACGGGTGCCGGATCGAACGGCCATCGTGGCGAAGGGGCACCGATTCACCTACGACGAGCTCAATCGGCGCACCCGTCAATTGGCACACGTCCTGCACGATCATGGGCTCGGTGCTCGACCGGGTGGTCGTGAGGGTCTCGCCTCTCATGAGTCCCACCAGGACCACCTCGCCATCTACGCCTACAACGGCAACGAGTACCTGGAGGCGATGATCGGGGCCTTCAAGGCCCGCGTCGCTCCGGTCAACGTGAACTATCGCTACGTGGCCGAAGAGTTGCGGTATCTGCTCGACAACTCCAAGTCGAAGGCGATCGTGTATCACTCGGCCTTTGCCCCGACCCTCGCCGAGGTCCGCGACGACCTTCCGGAACTGACGTTGCTCCTCCAGATCGCCGATGACTCGGGTAACGAGTTGCTGCCGGGTGCGCTCTGGTACGAGGAGGCGCTCGCCGCGGCTTCCGACGAGTTGCCCTCGTGGGCCGGCGAGTGGTCGCCCGATGACCTGTACATCCTCTACACCGGTGGCACGACCGGAATGCCCAAGGGTGTGCTGTGGCGTCAAGCCGACATCTTCCGGTCGTCGATGGGTGGACTGAACCAGGCGACGGGGGAGCCGTGGGAGACCCTCGACGAGGTCGCCGGAGCGGCAGAGGCGAACTCGCTCGTGTCGATGCCCGCCGCGCCGTTCATGCACGGTGCGGGCCACTGGATTGCCTTCCTTGGCTTGAACACCGGCTCGACGATCGTCGTGCAAAACGTGGTCGAACGTCTCGATCCGGTCGACATCTGCGAGTGCGTCGAGCGCGAGGGGATCCAGTTCCTCCAGATCGTGGGTGACGCCTTCGGTCGGCCCATCCTCGAAGAGATCGAACGCGGCAACCACGACGTCAGTTCGCTGTTCATCCTGTTGTCCGGTGGTGCCGCGCTGACCCAGCCGATCAAGCAGCGCTACTTCGAGGTCTTGCCGAACCTCATGATCGTCGACGGACTCGGTAGTTCGGAGGGCGGTGGCCAAGGAACGTCGATGACGACGAAGGACTCCTCGGCCGAACCGGCGACCTTCGCCCCCGTCGCGGGATCGATGGTGGTATCCGCGGATCTCACCGAGGTCTTGGAGCCCGGACATGAGGGCATCGGCTGGCTGGCCAAACGCGGCAGTGCCCCGCTCGGCTATTTCGACGACGCGGAGAAGACGGCACGCACCTTCCCGGTCATCGACGGTGTGCGCTATTCGGTGCCCGGCGATCGCGCCCGGTACTTGGCCGACGGATCGTTCGAACTCCTCGGGCGCGACTCTCAGACCATCAACTCCGGGGGCGAGAAGATCTTCGTCGAGGAGGTCGAGGCGGCGATCGTGGCCCACCCCGACGTTGCCGACGCCGTGGTGGTGGGGCGTCCGTCGCAGCGTTGGGGGTCCGAGGTGTGTGCCATCGTCCAGATGGCCGACGGTAAGACGGCCGAGATCGCTGACCTGAAGGCGACCGCGGCCGAACACATCGCCCGCTACAAGTTGCCCCGCGCCTGGGTGTTCGTCGATCGGGTCCTGCGCTCGCCCGCGGGCAAGGCCGACTATCGCTGGGCGGCATCGACCGCTGCCGAGGCCCCCGAGGAGTGA
- a CDS encoding phosphatidylglycerol lysyltransferase domain-containing protein → MGRIVVLAGLWCIIAVPLSLPSSGVAPALVDWVNRGFGLLNIPTDANLFTGAMLGSIGSALVVRKRAALWFVAVGFQGGWLLAALAVTVLRTAEVGAVPKVLLDTPVEVVLFAIETVVAVVLLWVFWRVRGAFTARVAPRALRRSVLALLVGIAISAGIGIVLSELAPGSLHDRFVRAEWAIRTAFGLGADPDIELIRGTGDPWVATAIGAMSTAALVYAGWVFLRSSRLTDFVDTDDEIAVRTLLADYGENDSLGYFATRRDKAVVFSSDRRAAVTYCVEAGASLASADPIGDEASWPSAIEQWRRVAGHHGWEPAVLSASSRGAEAYRRAGLRVLSIGDEAVIEVSAFDIDAAALRPVKRAAARIERAGYHIDRRTHADLDADDLRSLADAAERWRGDEPERGFSMALGRLGDPADGRCVVVRATDATGDLRAFLSFVPWGRRGLSLDLMRRDPDADNGVIEAMVCSLVDTARHVGIDRISLNFAMFREVFSDSERIGAGPVVRMTASLLTAASRWWQLETLYRSSAKYQPRWEPRFLCFSEPLQLNRALLASGIAEGFIALPGRSSRAMPQPASSPALVAAAAELAQRRPRRVDRRLPPQAESRLSKAAQLSAVGLAPYATSVPWRHPIAEVRERFVHLSDGGVSAWEVTVAGRITALRKMGKACFAVVDDGEASIGLLLASDRLDDAFGDWTRFVDLGDLVVATGPVVFTRTGEMTIAVDRWSMVAKCVTPPDPSAPGDPGRRRPDGGPVGGLVEGLVASAAVTRRLCASLESQEFVRYEVSDAEDWEWTLRSLSALGVPRFYTVLHGDDTQGGHPEGPHAEGRRGERARSRDADARGTNAPGADSQGADSQGADALEVVAAAPYVGTEAIRTIVEEVIVHVADVDLREATWLADGGDIDSGAVGGDIGGPIRTAVDRFDLVVDGQRLATVEAIITDPVEQSGRAESDASVDRLVEVLERGVPPTSTLRISVGALMRAERDDGGSRDERGERELLDERDEGGARSGGQDPL, encoded by the coding sequence ATGGGTCGCATCGTGGTCCTCGCCGGGCTCTGGTGCATCATCGCCGTGCCGCTCTCGCTGCCGTCCTCCGGCGTCGCTCCCGCGTTGGTCGACTGGGTGAACCGGGGCTTCGGCCTGCTCAACATCCCGACCGACGCCAACTTGTTCACCGGGGCGATGCTCGGGTCGATCGGCAGCGCGCTGGTCGTTCGCAAACGCGCCGCGCTGTGGTTCGTCGCCGTCGGATTCCAGGGTGGCTGGTTGCTCGCCGCCCTGGCGGTCACCGTGTTGAGAACCGCGGAGGTCGGCGCCGTTCCCAAAGTCCTGCTCGACACCCCTGTCGAAGTCGTGCTGTTTGCGATCGAGACCGTCGTGGCCGTCGTGTTGCTGTGGGTGTTCTGGAGGGTACGGGGAGCGTTCACGGCGCGCGTCGCCCCACGGGCATTGCGACGATCCGTGCTCGCCCTCCTCGTCGGCATCGCCATCTCCGCCGGCATCGGCATCGTGTTGTCGGAACTGGCACCCGGGTCGCTGCACGACCGGTTCGTTCGCGCCGAATGGGCGATTCGCACCGCGTTCGGCCTCGGCGCCGACCCCGACATCGAATTGATCCGCGGCACCGGCGACCCGTGGGTTGCCACCGCCATCGGGGCCATGTCGACAGCAGCACTGGTGTACGCGGGCTGGGTGTTTCTGCGCTCGTCGCGGCTCACCGACTTCGTCGACACCGACGACGAGATCGCCGTGCGGACGCTGCTGGCCGACTACGGGGAGAACGATTCGCTCGGGTACTTCGCGACACGTCGCGACAAGGCCGTGGTGTTCTCCTCCGACCGTCGCGCCGCGGTGACCTATTGCGTCGAAGCCGGCGCGAGTCTGGCGTCCGCCGACCCGATCGGCGACGAGGCGTCCTGGCCCTCGGCCATCGAACAATGGCGACGGGTCGCCGGGCACCACGGCTGGGAACCGGCGGTGCTCTCCGCATCGAGTCGCGGCGCCGAGGCCTATCGTCGCGCCGGGCTCCGGGTGCTCTCGATCGGCGACGAAGCAGTCATCGAGGTGTCGGCCTTCGACATTGACGCCGCGGCGTTGCGCCCGGTGAAGCGCGCCGCCGCACGAATCGAGCGCGCCGGGTACCACATCGACCGACGCACCCATGCCGACCTCGATGCCGACGACCTACGGAGCCTCGCCGATGCCGCCGAACGCTGGCGCGGTGACGAACCCGAGCGCGGGTTTTCGATGGCCCTCGGCCGTTTGGGCGACCCGGCGGATGGTCGATGCGTGGTCGTGCGGGCGACCGACGCGACCGGTGACTTGCGGGCGTTTCTCTCGTTCGTGCCGTGGGGGCGACGCGGGTTGTCCCTCGACCTCATGCGTCGCGACCCCGACGCCGACAACGGTGTGATCGAGGCGATGGTGTGCTCCCTCGTCGACACCGCTCGCCATGTCGGAATCGACCGAATCTCGCTGAACTTCGCCATGTTTCGCGAGGTGTTCAGCGACAGCGAACGCATCGGCGCCGGTCCCGTCGTGCGGATGACCGCATCACTGCTCACTGCGGCATCGAGGTGGTGGCAGTTGGAAACGTTGTATCGATCCAGCGCCAAGTACCAGCCTCGCTGGGAGCCACGCTTCCTGTGTTTCAGCGAGCCGCTGCAGCTCAATCGTGCCTTGTTGGCCTCGGGAATCGCCGAAGGGTTCATCGCTCTGCCGGGTCGATCGTCCCGGGCGATGCCGCAGCCCGCGTCAAGTCCGGCGCTCGTGGCGGCCGCCGCAGAGTTGGCTCAGCGGCGTCCGCGCCGGGTCGATCGTCGGCTGCCACCCCAGGCCGAGAGCCGACTCTCCAAGGCGGCACAACTCAGCGCCGTCGGGTTGGCCCCCTATGCCACCTCGGTGCCCTGGCGACACCCGATCGCCGAGGTTCGGGAACGATTCGTCCACCTCAGCGACGGAGGGGTGTCAGCCTGGGAGGTGACGGTTGCCGGGCGAATCACCGCACTGCGCAAGATGGGGAAGGCATGCTTCGCGGTCGTCGACGACGGCGAAGCCTCGATAGGGCTCCTCCTCGCCAGCGATCGCCTCGACGACGCGTTCGGCGACTGGACCCGTTTCGTCGACCTCGGCGATCTCGTCGTGGCCACCGGTCCGGTCGTCTTCACACGCACCGGCGAGATGACGATCGCGGTCGACCGGTGGTCGATGGTCGCCAAGTGCGTCACCCCACCCGACCCATCCGCTCCCGGCGACCCAGGACGCCGGCGACCCGACGGCGGCCCTGTAGGCGGCCTTGTCGAAGGGCTTGTCGCCAGCGCCGCGGTCACGCGTCGACTGTGCGCCTCGCTCGAATCTCAGGAGTTCGTTCGCTACGAGGTGAGCGATGCCGAGGACTGGGAATGGACACTGCGATCGTTGAGCGCCCTCGGGGTGCCGCGTTTCTACACGGTCCTCCACGGCGATGACACACAAGGCGGTCATCCAGAAGGACCTCATGCAGAAGGACGTCGTGGGGAGCGTGCCCGCTCTCGCGATGCCGACGCTCGCGGTACCAATGCACCCGGAGCCGATTCCCAGGGAGCCGATTCCCAAGGAGCCGATGCGCTGGAGGTGGTCGCAGCCGCGCCCTACGTGGGGACCGAGGCCATCCGCACCATCGTCGAAGAGGTCATCGTGCATGTCGCCGACGTCGATCTCCGCGAAGCGACATGGCTGGCCGACGGAGGTGACATCGACAGCGGCGCTGTCGGAGGTGACATCGGCGGTCCTATCCGAACAGCGGTCGATCGCTTCGACCTGGTTGTCGACGGTCAGCGGCTCGCGACGGTCGAGGCCATCATCACCGATCCGGTCGAACAGTCCGGCCGCGCCGAGTCGGATGCGTCGGTCGACCGGCTCGTCGAGGTGCTCGAACGCGGTGTCCCGCCAACCTCCACGTTGCGTATAAGCGTCGGCGCGCTGATGCGCGCGGAACGAGACGACGGCGGATCGCGAGACGAGCGAGGCGAACGTGAATTGCTAGACGAACGAGACGAGGGCGGAGCGCGATCAGGCGGGCAGGACCCGCTGTAG